A part of Phoenix dactylifera cultivar Barhee BC4 chromosome 2, palm_55x_up_171113_PBpolish2nd_filt_p, whole genome shotgun sequence genomic DNA contains:
- the LOC103706175 gene encoding synaptotagmin-2-like isoform X2: MGIFSSVLGFFGFGFGLVGGIVVGYYLFIYFESTDVQDPKISPLVEQDQKTLERMFPEIPLWVKNPDFDRIDWLNKFLEYMWPYLDKAICKTAKEITKPIIAENTAKYKIDSLEFETLTLGSLPPTFHGMKAYTTDEKELIMEPSFKWAGNPNVTVVVKAFGLKATIQPHVDFGLKLLGADVMAIPGLYRFVQETIKTQVANMYLWPKALQVPIMDPSKAFKKPVGILHVTVVRAYKLKKKDLLGKSDPYVKLKLSGDNLPSKKTTVKRNNLNPEWNEEFKLVIRDPESQVLDLSIYDWEQVGKHERMGMNTIPLRDLTADETKSLTLDLLKNMDPNDTQNDKSRGQMVVEVTYKPFKEADSANNIGEDSNVIEKAPEGTPAGGGLLVVIVHEAQDLEGKHHTNPYVRILFRGEEKKTKHIKKNRDPRWAEEFQFMCEEPPTNDKMHVEVLSKAPSIGIHSKEVLGYVIISLADVVSNKRINEKYHLIDSKNGRIQIELQWRTS; this comes from the exons ATGGGTATCTTCAGCTCTGTGTTGGGCTTCTTTGGATTTGGATTCGGGCTCGTGGGCGGGATTGTTGTTGGGTACTACCTCTTCATCTACTTTGAATCCACCGATGTCCAG GATCCTAAAATTTCACCACTTGTCGAACAAGATCAAAAAACTTTGGAGCGCATGTTTCCTGAGATTCCTCTCTGGGTGAAAAACCCAGACTTTGACCGG ATTGATTGGCTAAACAAGTTTCTAGAGTATATGTGGCCTTATCTGGATAAG GCAATCTGCAAAACTGCAAAGGAAATCACAAAGCCAATTATTGCTGAGAATACTGCAAAGTATAAAATTGACTCCCTTGAATTTGAAACCCTCACTTTAGGTTCCTTACCACCAACTTTTCATG GAATGAAGGCATACACTACAGATGAGAAGGAATTGATTATGGAACcatcattcaaatgggctggaAATCCTAATGTCACTGTTGTGGTCAAGGCATTTGGACTAAAAGCAACCATACAG CCACATGTTGACTTTGGACTAAAACTTCTGGGAGCAGATGTTATGGCAATTCCTGGTCTTTACAGATTTGTTCAG GAGACTATCAAGACTCAGGTTGCAAATATGTATCTATGGCCTAAAGCACTACAAGTGCCAATTATGGATCCTTCAAA AGCCTTCAAGAAGCCTGTTGGAATTCTACATGTGACTGTCGTTCGTGCGTATAAGCTGAAAAAGAAAGACCTTCTGGGCAAATCAGACCCATACGTGAAACTAAAGCTTTCAGGTGATAATCTTCCATCAAAGAAAACAACTGTGAAGCGCAATAACCTTAATCCTGAATGGAATGAAGAATTCAAGCTGGTCATTAGAGATCCAGAATCTCAAGTTTTGGACCTTAGTATTTATGACTGGGAACAG GTTGGCAAACATGAAAGAATGGGTATGAACACTATACCATTAAGAGACCTTACTGCTGATGAGACAAAATCTTTAACACTTGACTTGCTCAAGAATATGGATCCTAATGACACTCAAAATGATAAGTCACGTGGACAGATGGTTGTAGAAGTAACATATAAACCTTTTAAGGAAGCGGATTCTGCAAATAATATCGGTGAGGATTCGAATGTAATCGAAAAAGCCCCTGAGGGTACTCCGGCAGGTGGTGGCTTGCTTGTGGTTATCGTTCATGAAGCTCAAGATCTCGAGGGAAAGCACCACACAAATCCTTATGTGCGGATCCTTTtcagaggagaggagaagaaaaccAAG CATATTAAGAAAAACAGAGACCCAAGATGGGCGGAGGAGTTTCAGTTTATGTGTGAGGAACCACCCACTAATGATAAGATGCATGTGGAGGTTCTTAGTAAGGCACCGAGTATCGGCATACACTCCAAG GAAGTTCTAGGGTATGTCATCATCAGCCTTGCAGATGTTGTAAGCAACAAACGAATCAATGAAAAGTATCATCTAATAGACTCCAAAAATGGCCGTATTCAAATTGAGTTGCAGTGGAGAACTTCTTAG
- the LOC103706175 gene encoding synaptotagmin-2-like isoform X1, with translation MGIFSSVLGFFGFGFGLVGGIVVGYYLFIYFESTDVQDPKISPLVEQDQKTLERMFPEIPLWVKNPDFDRIDWLNKFLEYMWPYLDKAICKTAKEITKPIIAENTAKYKIDSLEFETLTLGSLPPTFHGMKAYTTDEKELIMEPSFKWAGNPNVTVVVKAFGLKATIQVLDLQVFAVPRITLKPLVPSFPCFANILVSLMEKPHVDFGLKLLGADVMAIPGLYRFVQETIKTQVANMYLWPKALQVPIMDPSKAFKKPVGILHVTVVRAYKLKKKDLLGKSDPYVKLKLSGDNLPSKKTTVKRNNLNPEWNEEFKLVIRDPESQVLDLSIYDWEQVGKHERMGMNTIPLRDLTADETKSLTLDLLKNMDPNDTQNDKSRGQMVVEVTYKPFKEADSANNIGEDSNVIEKAPEGTPAGGGLLVVIVHEAQDLEGKHHTNPYVRILFRGEEKKTKHIKKNRDPRWAEEFQFMCEEPPTNDKMHVEVLSKAPSIGIHSKEVLGYVIISLADVVSNKRINEKYHLIDSKNGRIQIELQWRTS, from the exons ATGGGTATCTTCAGCTCTGTGTTGGGCTTCTTTGGATTTGGATTCGGGCTCGTGGGCGGGATTGTTGTTGGGTACTACCTCTTCATCTACTTTGAATCCACCGATGTCCAG GATCCTAAAATTTCACCACTTGTCGAACAAGATCAAAAAACTTTGGAGCGCATGTTTCCTGAGATTCCTCTCTGGGTGAAAAACCCAGACTTTGACCGG ATTGATTGGCTAAACAAGTTTCTAGAGTATATGTGGCCTTATCTGGATAAG GCAATCTGCAAAACTGCAAAGGAAATCACAAAGCCAATTATTGCTGAGAATACTGCAAAGTATAAAATTGACTCCCTTGAATTTGAAACCCTCACTTTAGGTTCCTTACCACCAACTTTTCATG GAATGAAGGCATACACTACAGATGAGAAGGAATTGATTATGGAACcatcattcaaatgggctggaAATCCTAATGTCACTGTTGTGGTCAAGGCATTTGGACTAAAAGCAACCATACAG GTGTTAGATTTGCAAGTTTTTGCTGTACCACGTATTACATTGAAGCCACTGGTCCCTAGCTTTCCTTGTTTTGCTAATATCCTCGTGTCTCTCATGGAGAAG CCACATGTTGACTTTGGACTAAAACTTCTGGGAGCAGATGTTATGGCAATTCCTGGTCTTTACAGATTTGTTCAG GAGACTATCAAGACTCAGGTTGCAAATATGTATCTATGGCCTAAAGCACTACAAGTGCCAATTATGGATCCTTCAAA AGCCTTCAAGAAGCCTGTTGGAATTCTACATGTGACTGTCGTTCGTGCGTATAAGCTGAAAAAGAAAGACCTTCTGGGCAAATCAGACCCATACGTGAAACTAAAGCTTTCAGGTGATAATCTTCCATCAAAGAAAACAACTGTGAAGCGCAATAACCTTAATCCTGAATGGAATGAAGAATTCAAGCTGGTCATTAGAGATCCAGAATCTCAAGTTTTGGACCTTAGTATTTATGACTGGGAACAG GTTGGCAAACATGAAAGAATGGGTATGAACACTATACCATTAAGAGACCTTACTGCTGATGAGACAAAATCTTTAACACTTGACTTGCTCAAGAATATGGATCCTAATGACACTCAAAATGATAAGTCACGTGGACAGATGGTTGTAGAAGTAACATATAAACCTTTTAAGGAAGCGGATTCTGCAAATAATATCGGTGAGGATTCGAATGTAATCGAAAAAGCCCCTGAGGGTACTCCGGCAGGTGGTGGCTTGCTTGTGGTTATCGTTCATGAAGCTCAAGATCTCGAGGGAAAGCACCACACAAATCCTTATGTGCGGATCCTTTtcagaggagaggagaagaaaaccAAG CATATTAAGAAAAACAGAGACCCAAGATGGGCGGAGGAGTTTCAGTTTATGTGTGAGGAACCACCCACTAATGATAAGATGCATGTGGAGGTTCTTAGTAAGGCACCGAGTATCGGCATACACTCCAAG GAAGTTCTAGGGTATGTCATCATCAGCCTTGCAGATGTTGTAAGCAACAAACGAATCAATGAAAAGTATCATCTAATAGACTCCAAAAATGGCCGTATTCAAATTGAGTTGCAGTGGAGAACTTCTTAG
- the LOC103706176 gene encoding probable L-ascorbate peroxidase 4, peroxisomal, translating to MAAPVVDEEYLKEIEKARRDLRALISSKGCAPIMLRLAFHDAGTYDVKTKTGGPNGSIRFEEEYSHGSNAGIKIAINLLEPVKAKHPKITYADLYQLAGVVAVEVTGGPTIDFVPGRMDSSQCPEEGRLPDAKKGVSHLREIFYRMGLSDKDIVALSGGHTLGRAHPERTGFEGPWTKEPLIFDNSYYVELLEGDKEGLLKLPTDKALLEDPVFRCYVELYAKDEDAFFKDYAESHKKLSELGFTPPCILSATKSKLKAILTQGAVTVAAAAALLILSYLFEIGKNME from the exons ATGGCGGCGCCGGTGGTGGACGAGGAGTACCTGAAGGAGATCGAGAAGGCCCGCAGAGACCTCCGAGCTCTCATCTCCAGCAAGGGCTGTGCCCCCATTATGCTCCGCCTCGC ATTTCATGATGCTGGCACTTATGATGTAAAGACAAAAACAGGTGGTCCAAATGGTTCAATTAGGTTTGAGGAAGAGTATAGCCATGGTTCAAATGCTGGTATAAAAATAGCTATAAACCTTTTGG AGCCAGTGAAAGCAAAGCATCCCAAGATTACATATGCAGATCTTTATCAG CTTGCTGGAGTTGTTGCTGTTGAAGTGACTGGTGGGCCGACTATTGACTTTGTCCCAGGAAGAATG GACTCATCGCAATGCCCAGAAGAAGGAAGGCTTCCAGATGCTAAGAAAG GGGTGTCTCATTTGAGGGAAATATTTTACCGGATGGGTCTGTCAGACAAAGATATTGTGGCACTATCTGGTGGCCATACTCTG GGAAGGGCTCATCCTGAGAGAACAGGATTCGAAGGTCCTTGGACAAAGGAGCCTCTCATCTTCGACAACTCCTACTATGT AGAACTTCTGGAAGGGGATAAAGAGGGGCTCCTGAAGCTTCCCACGGACAAGGCTCTCTTGGAGGACCCTGTATTTCGGTGTTATGTTGAGCTATATGCAAAG GACGAAGATGCATTTTTTAAGGACTATGCAGAATCACACAAGAAATTGTCCGAGCTGGGCTTTACTCCACCTTGCATCCTTTCAGCCACCAAATCAAAATTAAAGGCTATACTAACACAAGGTGCTGTTACAGTCGCAGCTGCTGCTGCATTGCTCATTCTGAGTTACTTATTCGAAATTGGCAAGAACATGGAGTAA